Proteins from one Sabethes cyaneus chromosome 2, idSabCyanKW18_F2, whole genome shotgun sequence genomic window:
- the LOC128733893 gene encoding spondin-1-like translates to MNPHTTSTASVRKSFRTSLVFGLLLLLVGLVGQHVTDAVRCDRTPEGAGASKSPADGRFRLRISGNPEKYVPGESYTISLVGIRSMQVPHKFSGFFLAAEKELSLIRPDQPINGDLHTVGTFHLLGDAQTKFSERCPNAVTQTSSIPKSEIQVNWIAPPAKSGCIAIRATVVEHRDVWYMDDGPLSKVLCEDEADSVDTQPAVLKECCACDEAKYELTFEGLWSRHTHPKDFPSNGWLTRFSDVIGASHTVDYRFWEYGQVASDGLKQVAEHGSTRTLESELKNESDKIRTIIKARGISYPNVTGKTFAVFRVDSIHHLVSIVSMLDPSPDWIVGVSGLELCLSNCTWIENKILNLYPWDAGTDSGPTYISPDQPTNPPDVIRRIKANYPNDPRSPFYDPTGAEMKPLARIYLSRQRLYEKNCDTDTEEEENESKQACETEPWGDWTDCSSRCSKGKQIRRRFYKNPITAKLANCKKKLSDRRPCVGNKRDCDYPASQQVDDNYPSDSECEVTEWGPWSECSTPCGKGNKTRSRKYKKKGARKKCERLPNPPVLQQTTPCSKECAGDISQPVISADINPKCKMTQWSEWGPCSVTCGLGRMMRTRMPIRQSLNTRLHHKRFVNYYLTKRRPVADDEDEEEEEEDEADNSMQITDPNDPCFGVDTVEEVICGHDLPPCDGLYGVPELCYLEPKPGNCRDSQPRWYFDSEKNDCAILIFTGCNGNNNNFMSREDCLDTCSKDRKFTNIPIRDQISTNSDPDFKQDCKTSHWKLGPCNATCGEGSRVKSRTILSQPINGGKRCPRKLRKVERCFVHCDSSRHDTNPSWGPSTRYSPEPIECEYSAWSAWSPCSKTCGDFAVQQRTRYVLNPENARYCPHRLEERKCDIMPCLLAK, encoded by the exons atgaatccacACACAACATCGACAGCGAGCGTTCGGAAATCTTTCCGGACGTCGCTGGTTTTCGGGTTGCTCCTTCTGCTTGTCGGATTGGTCGGTCAACATGTGACGGATGCTGTCCGATGTGACCGGACACCGGAGGGTGCCGGAGCTAGCAAATCTCCCGCCGATGGTCGTTTCCGGCTGCGCATCTCCGGCAACCCGGAGAAGTACGTTCCGGGCGAGTCGTACACAA TAAGCCTCGTTGGGATCCGCTCGATGCAGGTTCCGCACAAATTCTCCGGATTTTTCCTGGCAGCCGAAAAGGAACTGTCGCTGATTCGGCCGGATCAGCCCATCAACGGCGATCTGCACACGGTGGGAACGTTCCACCTACTTGGAGACGCACAGACTAAGTTCAGTGAGCGTTGTCCGAATGCCGTCACCCAGACCAGCTCGATTCCGAAGAGTGAGATCCAGGTGAACTGGATTGCTCCTCCGGCGAAGAGCGGTTGCATAGCGATTCGGGCGACTGTGGTCGAACATCGGGATGTCTGGTACATGGACGATGGGCCGTTGAGTAAGGTGCTCTGCGAAGATGAAGCCGATTCGGTGGACACGCAACCGGCCGTTCTGAAGGAATGCTGCGCTTGCGATGAAGCAAAATATGAACTAACCTTTGAGGGATTGTGGTCTAGACATACGCATCCGAAGGATTTTCCCTCTAATGGATGGCTAACGAGGTTCAGTGATGTTATCGGTGCTTCGCACACGGTCGACTATCGCTTTTGGGAGTACGGTCAGGTCGCGAGCGATGGTCTGAAGCAGGTTGCCGAACATGGATCTACACGGACGTTGGAAAGCGAGCTGAAAAATGAG AGTGACAAAATCCGCACCATCATCAAAGCCCGTGGTATATCATATCCAAACGTAACAGGAAAAACCTTTGCAGTGTTTCGGGTAGATTCTATTCACCATCTGGTTTCGATAGTGTCAATGCTTGATCCATCACCCGATTGGATCGTTGGAGTTTCTGGGTTGGAACTGTGTCTATCGAACTGTACCTGGATTGAGAATAAGATTCTCAATCTCTACCCGTGGGATGCTGGGACGGACAGCGGACCCACTTACATTTCGCCGGATCAACCGACCAATCCACCGGATGTGATTCGAAGGATAAAGGCGAACTACCCGAACGATCCTCGATCGCCATTCTACGATCCCACAGGGGCAGAGATGAAACCGTTGGCCAGAATCTATCTCTCCAGACAGAGATTGTACGAAAAGAACTGCGATACCGACACTGAGGAGGaggaaaatgaaagcaaacaaGCTTGTGAAACGGAACCATGGGGTGATTGGACCGACTGCAGTTCGCGTTGTAGTAAGGGCAAACAGATTCGACGtcgattttacaaaaatccaATCACAGCGAAGCTGGCCAACTGCAAGAAGAAGCTTTCCGATCGACGACCTTGCGTTGGAAATAAACGGGACTGTGACTATCCAGCCAGTCAGCAGGTGGATGATAACTACCCGAGTGACTCGGAATGCGAAGTTACCGAGTGGGGTCCATGGAGCGAGTGTAGTACTCCTTGCGGAAAAGGTAACAAAACTCGATCGCGGAAGTACAAGAAAAAAGGAGCTCGCAAAAAGTGCGAACGACTGCCGAATCCTCCGGTACTGCAGCAAACTACACCTTGCAGTAAGGAGTGCGCCGGGGATATTTCTCAGCCGGTGATTAGTGCTGAC attaatCCCAAATGCAAGATGACACAGTGGTCAGAATGGGGACCTTGCAGTGTAACGTGCGGTCTCGGTAGAATGATGCGAACGAGAATGCCGATCCGACAGTCGCTGAATACAAGACTGCATCACAAACGATTTGTAAATTACTATTTAACGAAACGACGTCCCGTTGCTGACGATGAAGACGAAGAGGAGGAGGAAGAGGATGAGGCTGATAATAGCATGCAAATTACCGATCCGAACGATCCGTGCTTCGGAGTAGACACGGTCGAGGAGGTCATTTGTGGTCATGATCTTCCACCCTGCGATGGCTTGTATGGTGTTCCAG aattgtGCTACTTGGAGCCGAAACCGGGTAACTGTCGTGATTCGCAGCCTCGTTGGTACTTTGACAGTGAGAAGAATGACTGTGCGATACTTATCTTTACCGGATGCAATGGCAATAATAACAACTTTATGTCTCGGGAGGATTGTCTGGATACTTGCAGTAAAG ATCGTAAGTTTACCAATATACCTATTCGTGACCAGATCAGCACCAATTCGGATCCGGACTTTAAGCAAGATTGTAAAACCTCTCACTGGAAGCTGGGGCCTTGCAATGCTACTTGCGGCGAAGGAAGTCGTGTGAAGAGTCGAACCATTTTA TCTCAGCCCATCAACGGTGGCAAACGGTGCCCGCGCAAGCTGCGCAAAGTGGAACGTTGCTTTGTACATTGCGATTCCTCCCGGCACGATACGAACCCATCGTGGGGTCCCAGCACCCGCTACTCACCCGAACCGATCGAGTGCGAGTACTCGGCCTGGTCGGCGTGGTCACCGTGCAGCAAAACCTGCGGCGACTTCGCCGTCCAGCAGCGCACTCGCTACGTACTGAATCCGGAAAATGCCCGGTACTGTCCGCACCGACTGGAAGAGCGGAAGTGTGATATAATGCCTTGCTTGCTAGCCAAGTGA